In Myxococcus stipitatus, the following are encoded in one genomic region:
- a CDS encoding SRPBCC family protein yields the protein MKKTPGIIVVAIVVLLVVIGRRPDTFRVERSATIQAPAEVVFSMVNDFRRWEQWSPWWKLEPTQEVVLAGAATGVGAVYEWRGERTGSGRMEIVESQPNAYVRIRLDFTEPMRATNTTEYVLTPVPGGVALTWVMSGENTFAGKVLQLFASMDEMMGRDFERGLADIKSLAESPQGASARPPVGEAGLHIHGDSLERDGDRDVVVSRGLESPLLHSRMSRVRRE from the coding sequence TCGTGGTGGCCATCGTCGTCCTGCTGGTCGTCATCGGTCGCAGGCCCGACACGTTTCGCGTCGAACGGAGCGCCACCATCCAGGCGCCCGCGGAAGTCGTCTTCTCAATGGTGAACGACTTCCGCAGGTGGGAGCAGTGGTCGCCGTGGTGGAAGCTGGAGCCCACGCAAGAGGTGGTGCTCGCCGGCGCCGCCACGGGAGTGGGCGCTGTCTATGAATGGCGCGGCGAGCGCACGGGCTCCGGGCGGATGGAAATCGTGGAGAGCCAGCCCAACGCCTACGTGAGAATCCGGCTCGACTTCACCGAGCCGATGCGCGCCACCAACACCACGGAGTACGTGCTGACGCCCGTGCCCGGTGGCGTGGCGCTGACATGGGTGATGTCCGGGGAGAACACCTTCGCCGGCAAGGTGCTCCAGCTCTTCGCCAGCATGGATGAGATGATGGGCCGCGACTTCGAGCGGGGACTGGCCGACATCAAGAGCCTCGCTGAGTCTCCTCAAGGCGCCTCCGCGCGTCCCCCTGTCGGAGAAGCGGGGCTGCACATTCATGGAGACTCCCTCGAGCGCGACGGCGACCGGGATGTCGTCGTCTCCCGGGGCCTGGAGTCGCCCCTGCTCCACTCGCGGATGTCCCGCGTCCGCCGCGAGTGA
- a CDS encoding BlaI/MecI/CopY family transcriptional regulator, with product MTSDAIPSEVELAILGVLWKRGPSTVRDVHEALGREDGKGAGYTTTLKQLQVMAAKGLVSRDESARSHVYAASVAEARTKRQLVKDLLDRVFGGSSGALAVQALSLKPASKEEMEDLRRLLDEGKGGKS from the coding sequence ATGACATCGGATGCCATTCCGTCGGAAGTGGAGCTCGCGATTCTGGGGGTGCTTTGGAAGCGCGGACCGAGCACGGTGCGCGACGTTCACGAGGCGTTGGGGCGTGAGGACGGGAAGGGCGCGGGCTACACCACGACGTTGAAGCAGCTCCAGGTCATGGCGGCCAAGGGGCTGGTGAGCCGGGATGAGAGCGCCCGCAGCCACGTGTACGCGGCGAGTGTCGCGGAGGCGCGCACCAAGCGGCAGTTGGTGAAGGACCTGTTGGACCGTGTCTTCGGGGGCTCGTCGGGGGCGCTCGCGGTGCAGGCGCTGTCGCTCAAGCCCGCGTCGAAGGAGGAGATGGAGGACCTGCGCCGTCTGCTGGACGAGGGCAAGGGGGGCAAGTCATGA
- a CDS encoding M23 family metallopeptidase, giving the protein MSTKISGSASTHKTTSTRDNEAAAKPRPKLVLPLDKPLPKSNASFSQKDGPEGMPDGKGGFRHGGLDWFAKPGTKVRAPVDGKVIEVKKSKGNSGQVFGGTVKVQGKDGKVWVFRHVDPAKVKVGQKVQAGDTVAKVADWKGSSGDHVHVEVWKSLKGGYHFNNAIDPVKALKGGVRDVDNKKSLAMDSVSSTQSASAPPKAPATPVNAAFAKAYATDLFEPFPGFRMTTAMA; this is encoded by the coding sequence ATGTCGACGAAGATTTCCGGAAGCGCGAGCACCCACAAGACGACGTCCACGCGGGACAACGAGGCGGCCGCGAAGCCTCGGCCCAAGCTGGTGTTGCCGCTCGACAAGCCGCTGCCCAAGAGCAACGCGAGCTTCAGCCAGAAGGATGGACCGGAAGGGATGCCGGACGGCAAGGGCGGCTTCCGCCATGGCGGGCTCGACTGGTTCGCCAAGCCGGGCACGAAGGTGCGCGCGCCCGTCGACGGCAAGGTCATCGAGGTGAAGAAGTCGAAGGGGAATTCGGGGCAGGTCTTCGGTGGCACGGTGAAGGTGCAGGGCAAGGACGGCAAGGTCTGGGTCTTCCGTCACGTGGACCCCGCGAAGGTGAAGGTGGGGCAGAAGGTGCAGGCCGGTGACACCGTCGCCAAGGTCGCGGACTGGAAGGGCTCCTCGGGAGACCACGTCCATGTCGAGGTCTGGAAGAGCCTCAAGGGTGGCTACCACTTCAACAACGCCATCGACCCGGTGAAGGCCCTCAAGGGCGGCGTCCGGGATGTCGACAACAAGAAGTCCCTGGCCATGGACTCCGTGTCGAGCACGCAGTCCGCCAGTGCTCCGCCCAAGGCTCCGGCCACCCCCGTGAACGCCGCCTTCGCCAAGGCCTACGCCACCGACCTGTTCGAGCCGTTCCCCGGTTTCAGGATGACAACTGCCATGGCGTAG
- a CDS encoding erythromycin esterase family protein, whose amino-acid sequence MEGRVESDAKAPVEGAVVALIPASQDWDPDRAPPSGRMLTRPDGRFRFEGLAAGEYGLTVSSPRHEAAFIMDVKLAAGAAPHRMDVVLQPAKHIVRGRVKTDSGEPVPEVWLNVGRHSDFLGDMLYARTDAEGRFELPLPVAGYGVSVHAEGFTPAGRTFNVTAEESTTELDLTVQALPETTPPAPEVVSWMKQALVPLSTVEAGHGFEDLRPMKPWLSNARVVALGEATHGSREFFQLKHRMLEYLATEMGFTVFAIEASFGESLVVNDYVLHGKGDPAKALAGLYFWTWDTEEVLALIRWMRAYNADPRHPRKLKFYGVDMQATSASARALLDFFARVDPAFHQRLAGPMTPFLDEANPRVRQVESGKVLAGLVADIEARLRQLPKRKGSEKTHALVARHARLLGQFATTVEAQFTDTHFRDRAMAENARWILEHEGANARMVLWAHNGHVAASRARDMEPMGKHLREALGDQLYVFGFAFNQGEFQAIHSPSEPNEARRGLSVHAVPAAEVGWLDGTLALAQVPRFALDLRGLPAEGVVRDYFTRARYTRNYGAVFSKLITPRVSKVAKEYDGLLFVERTSAAIATPTGRRPPPTPKAASTP is encoded by the coding sequence ATGGAAGGAAGAGTCGAGAGCGATGCGAAGGCGCCGGTGGAGGGCGCGGTGGTCGCGCTCATTCCCGCGAGTCAGGACTGGGACCCGGACCGCGCACCTCCGTCGGGCCGGATGCTCACCAGACCTGATGGACGCTTCCGCTTCGAAGGACTCGCCGCGGGGGAGTACGGCCTGACGGTCAGCTCACCTCGGCACGAGGCGGCCTTCATCATGGACGTGAAGCTCGCGGCGGGGGCGGCACCGCATCGGATGGACGTGGTGCTCCAGCCCGCGAAGCACATCGTCCGAGGGCGCGTGAAGACGGACTCGGGCGAGCCCGTTCCGGAGGTCTGGTTGAACGTGGGGCGCCACAGCGACTTCCTGGGGGACATGCTGTACGCCCGGACGGACGCCGAAGGCCGCTTCGAGTTGCCGCTGCCTGTCGCGGGCTATGGCGTCTCGGTCCACGCGGAGGGCTTCACGCCCGCGGGGCGCACGTTCAACGTCACGGCGGAGGAGTCCACGACGGAGCTGGACCTGACGGTCCAAGCGCTCCCGGAGACCACGCCCCCGGCGCCGGAGGTGGTGTCGTGGATGAAGCAGGCGCTGGTGCCACTGTCCACCGTGGAGGCGGGGCATGGGTTCGAGGACCTGCGGCCCATGAAGCCGTGGCTCTCGAACGCCCGCGTCGTGGCGCTGGGCGAGGCGACCCATGGCAGCCGGGAGTTCTTCCAGTTGAAGCATCGGATGCTGGAGTACCTCGCCACGGAGATGGGGTTCACCGTCTTCGCCATCGAGGCCAGCTTCGGCGAGTCGCTCGTGGTGAATGACTACGTCCTCCACGGGAAGGGAGACCCTGCCAAGGCGTTGGCGGGGCTCTACTTCTGGACCTGGGACACGGAGGAGGTGCTGGCCCTCATCCGTTGGATGCGCGCCTACAACGCGGACCCTCGCCATCCGCGCAAGCTCAAGTTCTACGGCGTGGACATGCAGGCCACATCCGCCTCGGCGCGAGCGCTCCTGGACTTCTTCGCCCGGGTGGACCCGGCGTTCCATCAGCGGCTCGCGGGGCCGATGACTCCGTTCCTCGACGAGGCGAATCCGCGGGTGCGCCAGGTGGAGTCGGGCAAGGTGCTGGCGGGGCTCGTCGCGGACATCGAGGCGCGCCTGCGCCAGTTGCCGAAGCGCAAGGGCTCCGAGAAGACACACGCGCTGGTGGCGCGCCATGCCCGCCTCCTGGGGCAGTTCGCGACCACGGTGGAGGCTCAGTTCACGGACACCCATTTCAGGGACCGGGCGATGGCGGAGAACGCCCGCTGGATTCTCGAGCACGAGGGCGCCAACGCCCGAATGGTCCTCTGGGCGCACAACGGACATGTCGCCGCTTCGCGGGCGCGCGACATGGAGCCCATGGGCAAGCACCTGCGCGAGGCGCTGGGTGACCAACTCTATGTCTTCGGGTTCGCCTTCAACCAAGGGGAGTTCCAGGCCATCCACAGCCCGAGCGAGCCGAACGAGGCGCGCCGAGGTCTCAGTGTCCATGCCGTCCCGGCGGCGGAGGTGGGCTGGCTGGATGGGACGCTCGCGCTGGCGCAAGTGCCCCGGTTCGCCCTGGACCTGCGAGGGCTTCCGGCCGAAGGCGTGGTGAGGGATTACTTCACGCGGGCTCGCTATACGCGGAACTACGGCGCTGTGTTCAGCAAGCTCATCACGCCTCGAGTCTCCAAGGTGGCGAAGGAGTACGACGGTCTGCTCTTCGTGGAGCGAACGTCCGCTGCCATCGCCACGCCCACGGGCCGGCGCCCGCCCCCGACGCCCAAGGCCGCCAGCACTCCTTGA
- a CDS encoding fibronectin type III domain-containing protein: protein MVVNPYISFKVGPKQVLLNNHGLDWTRKGDTVSGYLVPERQVIPPRSSREFRLSVQGSGQSQGPLPSRFTVNGRPADPPVDHEPPSMPRRVRASLVGSRLITLNWDASRDNIAVAGYQVSCSREDGEEAQTLTTSRPGVTLSGLSAATEYRISVAAFDVSDNMSKPSDVVKVRTGAPLPESGDWDVPRAPFVDFTAWPTPKVSRFGQETGLEGFILGFLSARRGGDKTLCWGGNDLVVDSEDGRSFSGNAAVSDYGKKDLQEFRGRGGKVVLSVGGASSGVPLEAEEPDMARLVACYASVLRNYEVRHLDFSFESAFLHDDEGLERHVAAMSQLLAVYPTLRLSYSLPVDGAPGSLVGFNDEGVRLLRRLASAGIEPSLINGMLMEFGLAAPRDAFDCCVHALEGMHAHIAAAFPQWGTAKVWRRMGACPMFGRHINGREFTLEHQRKLMDFARERRLGCLSGWEVTLDGRQGRFDYCKRIAAQGPHGTDEELAAG, encoded by the coding sequence GTGGTCGTCAATCCCTACATCTCGTTCAAGGTGGGGCCGAAGCAGGTCCTGTTGAACAACCACGGGCTGGACTGGACGCGGAAGGGAGACACGGTGTCGGGCTATCTCGTGCCCGAGCGCCAGGTCATTCCGCCGCGCTCCTCGAGGGAGTTCCGGCTGTCGGTGCAGGGCAGCGGACAGAGTCAGGGGCCGCTGCCCTCGCGATTCACCGTCAACGGGCGGCCCGCGGACCCGCCCGTGGACCATGAGCCCCCGTCGATGCCCAGACGGGTGCGCGCGAGCCTGGTGGGCTCCCGGCTCATCACCCTGAACTGGGATGCGTCCCGCGACAACATCGCCGTCGCGGGCTATCAGGTGTCGTGTTCCCGGGAGGACGGTGAGGAGGCCCAGACGCTCACCACCTCACGGCCAGGGGTGACGCTCTCGGGGTTGTCCGCGGCGACCGAGTATCGAATCTCGGTGGCGGCGTTCGATGTGTCGGACAACATGTCGAAGCCATCCGACGTGGTGAAGGTGCGCACGGGTGCCCCGCTGCCGGAGTCGGGGGACTGGGATGTGCCGAGGGCGCCGTTCGTGGACTTCACGGCCTGGCCCACGCCCAAGGTGTCCCGGTTCGGGCAGGAGACCGGGCTGGAGGGCTTCATCCTGGGCTTCCTCTCCGCGCGGCGAGGCGGCGACAAGACGTTGTGCTGGGGAGGCAACGACCTGGTCGTGGACTCGGAGGACGGGCGGTCCTTCAGCGGCAACGCGGCGGTCTCCGACTACGGCAAGAAGGACCTTCAGGAGTTCCGCGGGCGGGGCGGCAAGGTGGTGCTGTCCGTGGGCGGCGCGTCCTCGGGTGTGCCCCTGGAGGCCGAGGAGCCGGACATGGCGAGGCTCGTCGCCTGCTACGCGTCGGTGCTCCGAAACTACGAGGTGCGGCACCTCGACTTCTCCTTCGAGAGCGCGTTCCTCCACGACGACGAAGGGCTGGAGCGTCATGTCGCGGCCATGTCTCAGTTGCTCGCCGTGTATCCGACGCTGAGGCTCTCCTACTCGCTGCCGGTGGATGGCGCGCCGGGCTCGCTGGTGGGCTTCAACGACGAAGGCGTGCGGCTCTTGCGGCGCCTGGCCTCGGCGGGAATCGAGCCATCCCTCATCAACGGGATGTTGATGGAGTTCGGGCTGGCGGCGCCGAGGGACGCGTTCGACTGCTGCGTCCACGCGCTGGAGGGCATGCACGCGCACATCGCCGCGGCCTTTCCGCAGTGGGGCACGGCCAAGGTCTGGCGGCGCATGGGGGCCTGTCCCATGTTCGGCCGCCACATCAACGGCCGGGAGTTCACCCTGGAACATCAGCGCAAGTTGATGGACTTCGCTCGGGAGCGTCGCCTCGGGTGCCTCTCCGGTTGGGAGGTCACCCTGGATGGGCGGCAGGGCCGGTTCGACTACTGCAAGCGCATCGCGGCCCAGGGACCCCACGGCACGGACGAGGAGCTCGCCGCGGGGTAG
- a CDS encoding PAS domain-containing sensor histidine kinase, protein MGDNHQLSLNTSDGVITYSRGERSNRDTADQLRLLIASVTDYAILTLDVRGHIASWNLGAERIKGYRASEILGQHFSRFYPPEDVAWGKPDWELESAIRLGRFEDEGWRLRKDGTRFWANVVITALFDESGELRGFGKVTRDFTQRKHAEETRELERLREALHARDEFLSVASHELKTPLTPLQLKLSSLRRAAEKQPESLVADGKLARELAAASSQVRKLADLIDDLLDVSRINVGRLPLQPERMDLVALLRDVAGRYGPQAAAAGCRLEVTTPPTLEGTWDRRRMEQAVTNLLTNAIKYGAGKPIHLNASVSDSVAVLTLRDEGIGIAPAHQRRIFERFVRAVSDPHYGGMGLGLFITHQIVEAHGGSIHVDSELGKGSVFTLRIPREGLVATCGPTAVHRG, encoded by the coding sequence TTGGGCGATAATCATCAACTCTCACTGAATACGAGCGATGGAGTCATCACCTATTCCCGAGGTGAGCGCTCCAATCGAGACACGGCGGATCAGCTCCGGCTGCTCATCGCGAGCGTCACGGATTACGCCATCCTGACGTTGGACGTGAGAGGCCACATCGCCAGCTGGAACCTGGGGGCCGAGCGCATCAAGGGGTATCGGGCCAGTGAAATCCTGGGCCAGCACTTCAGCCGCTTCTATCCCCCGGAGGATGTGGCCTGGGGCAAGCCCGACTGGGAGCTGGAGTCCGCCATCCGGCTGGGCCGCTTCGAGGACGAGGGCTGGCGGCTGCGCAAGGACGGGACGCGGTTCTGGGCCAATGTCGTCATCACCGCGCTGTTCGACGAGAGCGGGGAGCTGCGGGGCTTCGGCAAGGTGACGCGGGACTTCACCCAGCGCAAGCACGCCGAGGAGACCCGTGAGTTGGAGAGGCTGCGTGAGGCGCTGCATGCCCGGGACGAGTTCCTGTCCGTCGCCTCGCACGAGCTGAAGACGCCGCTCACGCCGTTGCAACTGAAGCTGTCCTCGCTGCGGCGCGCCGCTGAGAAACAACCCGAGTCGCTCGTGGCCGATGGAAAACTGGCCCGGGAGCTGGCGGCCGCGAGCAGCCAGGTGCGCAAGCTGGCCGACCTCATCGACGACCTGCTGGATGTCTCACGCATCAACGTGGGGCGGCTGCCGCTGCAACCGGAGCGGATGGACCTGGTGGCGCTCCTGCGGGACGTGGCCGGGCGCTACGGCCCCCAGGCGGCGGCCGCGGGGTGCCGGCTGGAGGTGACGACCCCACCCACGCTCGAGGGGACGTGGGACCGGCGGCGGATGGAGCAGGCCGTGACGAACCTGCTCACGAACGCCATCAAGTACGGCGCGGGCAAGCCCATCCACTTGAACGCGAGCGTGAGCGACAGCGTGGCGGTGCTCACCTTGCGGGACGAAGGCATCGGCATCGCCCCGGCGCACCAGCGACGCATCTTCGAGCGCTTCGTGAGGGCCGTCTCCGACCCTCACTATGGCGGCATGGGGCTGGGCCTCTTCATCACCCATCAGATTGTCGAAGCCCACGGCGGGAGCATCCACGTCGACAGCGAGCTGGGAAAAGGCTCGGTCTTCACGCTCCGGATTCCCCGGGAGGGGCTCGTGGCGACGTGTGGCCCCACCGCGGTGCATCGGGGCTGA
- a CDS encoding M56 family metallopeptidase, with translation MSPAALVDVWGPLLARWLAHGVWQTSVVVVAVAGVWWLLRNRSARVRYVVGCLGLTLVVLAPLSTLWMTASKPAPVQWVSTMVGQGMEQARPEMSRVDGPGAWTSAVAAEAARADSWTTKLPWMLGGLWLLGACVGLVRLAHGWRRTARRLVHPATRVSSEVSGLVARVAERLGLRRPVRVLESALAPSPMVLGVVRPLLLLPRGVGARLSEAQLEAVLAHELAHVRRHDAFVNFVQCLVDVVFFFHPAARWLSNRVRMEREFCCDDAAVSLCGSARVYSGALLGLEELRQEGALLALGVGGHPLASRVRRLLGHAPAVEMPRGARQVWRVGGLAGVLVASGLAWAWEAPAQSVPRTSVLAAATCSRPVYPKDFTAIASYENQGRTVRSRVSVSRCGRIRLEPADGSPAVALLYDVSTLERVALDGAERTYELIPERGDLGLPLHLPGGCGEKKTHCALQGEEIVAGRRTARWHRVHAPHDTVTQWMDLELGYPIREVSDLFGTVTLMDIQVGDLGAARFVIPSDYHAQVSP, from the coding sequence ATGAGCCCGGCGGCGCTGGTGGACGTGTGGGGCCCGCTGCTGGCGCGCTGGCTGGCTCACGGCGTGTGGCAGACGAGTGTCGTCGTGGTGGCCGTGGCGGGGGTGTGGTGGTTGTTGCGGAATCGCTCGGCGCGGGTTCGCTATGTCGTGGGATGTCTGGGTTTGACCCTGGTGGTGCTCGCGCCGCTGTCCACCCTGTGGATGACGGCCTCCAAGCCCGCGCCCGTGCAATGGGTGTCGACGATGGTGGGACAGGGCATGGAGCAGGCGCGCCCCGAGATGTCTCGGGTGGACGGCCCGGGGGCGTGGACGAGCGCCGTGGCCGCCGAGGCGGCGCGGGCGGACTCCTGGACCACGAAGCTTCCATGGATGTTGGGGGGACTCTGGCTTCTGGGCGCATGTGTGGGATTGGTGCGGCTGGCCCATGGCTGGCGGCGGACGGCGCGGCGTCTGGTCCATCCGGCGACGCGTGTGTCCTCCGAGGTGAGCGGGCTGGTGGCGCGAGTCGCGGAGCGTCTGGGATTGCGGCGCCCGGTGCGGGTGCTGGAGTCCGCGCTCGCGCCGTCGCCCATGGTGTTGGGGGTGGTGCGTCCGTTGTTGTTGCTCCCGAGAGGGGTGGGGGCGCGGCTGTCGGAGGCGCAGCTGGAGGCGGTGCTGGCGCATGAGCTGGCTCACGTGCGCCGCCATGATGCCTTCGTCAACTTCGTGCAGTGCCTGGTGGACGTGGTGTTCTTCTTCCATCCGGCCGCGCGCTGGTTGTCCAACCGGGTGCGGATGGAGCGCGAGTTCTGCTGTGACGACGCGGCGGTGAGCCTGTGTGGCAGCGCGCGGGTGTACTCCGGGGCGTTGCTGGGCTTGGAGGAGCTTCGTCAGGAGGGAGCCCTGCTGGCGCTGGGCGTGGGTGGACATCCCCTGGCGTCGCGGGTGCGGCGGCTGCTGGGGCATGCGCCCGCGGTGGAGATGCCGAGGGGGGCGCGCCAGGTCTGGCGTGTGGGGGGCCTGGCCGGAGTGCTGGTGGCCTCGGGGCTGGCCTGGGCTTGGGAGGCTCCCGCGCAGAGCGTCCCCAGGACGTCGGTGCTCGCGGCCGCGACGTGCTCTCGGCCTGTGTATCCGAAGGACTTCACCGCCATCGCCTCGTACGAGAATCAGGGGCGCACGGTCCGCAGCCGAGTCTCTGTCTCACGCTGTGGGCGAATCCGCCTGGAGCCAGCCGACGGCTCGCCCGCGGTGGCGCTCCTGTACGACGTGAGCACGCTGGAGCGCGTGGCTCTGGATGGAGCCGAGCGCACCTATGAGCTGATTCCGGAGCGCGGAGACCTGGGCCTTCCCCTGCATCTGCCCGGGGGCTGTGGCGAGAAGAAGACGCACTGCGCGCTCCAGGGCGAGGAGATTGTGGCGGGCCGTCGCACCGCGCGCTGGCACCGGGTCCATGCGCCGCATGACACCGTGACGCAGTGGATGGACCTGGAGCTCGGGTACCCCATCCGAGAGGTGTCCGACCTCTTCGGCACCGTCACGCTCATGGATATCCAGGTGGGTGACCTGGGCGCCGCGCGCTTCGTCATCCCGAGCGACTACCACGCTCAAGTCTCACCGTAG